Part of the Arsenicicoccus sp. oral taxon 190 genome, GGAGCAGGCGGGCGCGCTGGTCCAGAACGCCCCGAGCTATGTCAATGAGCTGCTGCAGCAGCGGTGGGTGCAGGACCTGGACAAGAACTACAACCTCACCGCCCAGATCCAGAAGCAGGTCAACGACCGGCTGACCGACCAGGGCTTCCTGTCGACGGTGGCCGGCGGCATCATCGGGGCCGGCCAGGCGGTCGGCAGCGGCATCTTCCAGACGTTCACCGTGCTGATCCTGACGCTCTACTTCCTCGCCAGCCTCCCCACCACCAAGAAGGCGGCCTACGCCGTGGTCCCCGCGTCCCGCCGGGCCCGCGTCGTCTACCTGTCGGAGGAGATGATGCGGCGGGTCGGCAGCTATGCCATCGGCCAGGTGGGCGTGGCGGCCATCAACGGTCTGCTCAGCTGGGTGGCGATGCGCTTCCTCGGGGTGCCGTATGCCGAGGTCCTCGCCGTCAGCGTGGCCTTCCTGGGGCTGATCCCGATGGTGGGCGCCACCCTCGGCGGCGCCCTGGTGACGCTGGCGGGGCTGCTGCAGAGCACCCAGACCGGGATCGTCCTGCTTGTCTACTACATCGTCTACCAGCAGGTGGAGAACTACGTCATCGTTCCCCGCATCATGCAGCGCACGGTGGCGGTGCCGGGGGCCGTGACGGTCGTGGCCGCCCTGGCCGGCGGCACCATGCTCGGGGTGCTCGGCGCGCTGCTCGCGATCCCGACCGCGGCGGCGCTGCTGCTGCTCTACGAAGAGGTCCTGGTGCCCCGCCAGCGCCGGCTCTGACCGCACTCCTCGTTTTGGTCTGACCACAGCGACGCCCGAGGGTGGCGCGAAAGGGTGACCAGGGAGCGGGCCGATTCGAGCCGCCCCCGGCGACGGTGCGAGGATGAGTCGACGCCCTGCAGCCGACCCCCACCGCGACGAGGAGTGAACCCGCCGTGACGCCGGCACCCCCGCCGATCCTGTCCACCGTCGGAGACCCGCAGGAGCCCGCCTGGCGCGGGCTCGTGGAAGCCTGCCACCCCCGGGCGGGCAGACCCGTCCTGTCCCTGCTGGAGCTGTGGGCGCGGTCGCACCGCCGCGAGGCGCTGGTGCTGCGGGG contains:
- a CDS encoding AI-2E family transporter: MRRPQLLDRWGAARRRWSAYRARQRATLTESYRLEVPPGEVPAGDVPAGAEPAGTADPVGPAGPGAPEATPPGEQPSRAPGVPLNRQSPFAIGFVGALGVLTAVTLWNAIGTLSLTFTLLTVALFLTLALDPIVQRLIRGGMSRGPAVAFVMFGALVVFALLAWLVVPPVAEQAGALVQNAPSYVNELLQQRWVQDLDKNYNLTAQIQKQVNDRLTDQGFLSTVAGGIIGAGQAVGSGIFQTFTVLILTLYFLASLPTTKKAAYAVVPASRRARVVYLSEEMMRRVGSYAIGQVGVAAINGLLSWVAMRFLGVPYAEVLAVSVAFLGLIPMVGATLGGALVTLAGLLQSTQTGIVLLVYYIVYQQVENYVIVPRIMQRTVAVPGAVTVVAALAGGTMLGVLGALLAIPTAAALLLLYEEVLVPRQRRL